Sequence from the Plasmodium yoelii strain 17X genome assembly, chromosome: 10 genome:
ACAATTATCGAACAAATTTTTACATTCATTGTGTATAAAATCACATATGCTCGAAATTGTTACCACTCTATCTTCATTATATGTTCTATTGCCTTTGGAACTAAAAAATCCTGATTTGAAATTCTTCCATTTTTCGTTTTCtttgttttgtttattttcgtttatataattatcacaaggtatattatttgatttttcgcttatattttcattacatatataaacatttctTTTAAATTCGGATTTTTGGTTTATACGTACATTTGTATCAGTCAAAGTAGTGGTAATACCACATTGAATGtgatcatttttattataatgcaATGTTTCATCCCCTGAACAATTAGTTACATGATCGGATTTTACATTACTGTTTTTTTCAGGggttttaattatatattgatGAGCTTTTAGTagaatttcatttttttcaaggGAACTCATATAAAccttattattattaccacCACTATCATAACTGCTACTCCAACtgctactattattattaggtAAACTAGTATACGACTTTGCGCCTTCTTTAATTAATGCACCATCATAATTGTTCCCTGTTTTATCGATAGGAGTTATTTTGTTcctttcattatttatatatgaatattcaTAATTAATCAATTCTTTATCATATCGATAACCTGTATTTTCTTTAAATGAATGCATTTTGACGTTGTTATAAGTGATTTGTTCAGTTttgcttataaatacggatAATGAATCTTCTgcactttttatttttctatgAATGCCCTGAAAAGCAGAAGTAGAATCACGAGGAATTCCTAAATTGCTACTACTATTTTGACAATTAATTGAAGAATTATCATAACATCTTTGGGAATGCGTATGATTAATGTGCTCATTTGGGGAGCTATTTTGTTTCCCTTGACTATTGTCAATATGGGAAGTAGTGAGCCCATCAACATTAGCACAGTTTGCGATGTAATTACATTCACCTGAGCAACTTTTTCTATATCGAGTATCGCCAATATAATTGCattcattatttgttttaataatataactaTCAGAGCTTTCATAGCTTGTATCATTTTTGCATATAGATACATCATTTTCATGACTATGAATAGGATTAGTAGAATCAGTaaatgtatttattattacatcctcattttgtgtatatatatttttgtttgtattgttaaatataataccattattattatataaaacattgTAATTATTGCCAAAACAtggtttatatatattatcgtTGACGttgttattatatgtattgcTATATTTTTccgtatttatattttctatataataattatacgAATTTATAATATCTTTGTGATTATTATCATTTGTGGTATTAGTAATTCGATCGGTGtaattctttaatttttcctctttatataattttcttaaaTAATCTAAATTTATGAGGCATTTCAATATGCTGCGTTTGCTACTATCCTGAGGTATAACATTACAGCCATTTTCATATTGACTATTCGAGAAATTGTGTATGTATCCTACATTAATATGTGAGATGAATAGctctatataattataattaccatttttatattcttccCAAAAATTGTCTTTAAAAAACACCGAAACTCCTAAGTATAATATCTCGTATTCATTGTTGAATATTATTGGTATTACATCAAAttcacattttatatttttaaaatttccaTAATAATCTAAAGTGGAAATAAAACGCCATTTGTTTTTCTTCTTGTATTTAAATTCTTTCCAcaaatctatatttttctcATTGTTAATGTAACATTTTAAATTGTAGCTATTTAGGTCCTCTATCAAATCAAATATCTTGCCGTATACATAAATCGAGTAATCCCTTTCGAAATTATTGCCGTATATCTTATTCATATGCAActttatcaaaattttgaACACGgggtaaaaaaaaaggagGGTAGAGgaagcatatatatttaaagcgATTCAATAATAAATCAAATTGAATAAACTAAAACACGAACAACCGTTGGTTTGGTTAAATAaacatacatataaatatatgcatgtacAAATACTTACACAAAGCAATTACAACTTCCTAATTTGGTTTAAGCCTATTCTAGCCATATATATCcataatatatgaatattttcatGTTCTTTTTAAAGGCttaaacataattttttacacaatttaaaacatatttatcatttcaaaaaaatgctatatgcaaacattaatCTCAAATTAGTAGGAATTCcctttttagttttttttgttataagcttttataattatatcatGTCAATTATCAATATACAATGCGATAAATTAAAAAGCATATTTATATGTCataatacatacatattataataatacattcGTATGATTACTGTAGCATAATaatacttttatttatttgattttttgcCATACCTGTATTATAtaatgatgcattttatatatcatcattttaCACTACAAGATTGTGTTTtcttttgataatattttgtaaaaaaaagaacatttttttattatataattttcatatataaaatataaaaatatataaaaaataagcaaataattgtaaaataaataaaaaatggttttaaaatatataaaaaaaaataaaaaattataattaaattatgaaTACATGGACTCGTTACAAAAAGTACGCtcattaaaaattgtatttttttaaaaaaataagaatataaaaactatacTTTTATTCTTAAAacatttttcccattttcttctttttttataacatttatgaAAGGAAAATATGCGATAAATAAGGTTTATATAAAGAGCataagaaatataataacgaaaaacaaaaaaaaagaacgACTACATGTTTATAAATcattctttttatttatcattatatagATAAGACAAAGTTGCTTATTATGTGCAAAAACAGTAtgttattgttttttttttcaataatctTTCCTTTTTGTtatatctttaaaaaaataagtaatcaaggtattttaaaaaatgtgacCAATTTACGCATGCATTTCAAATAAAGTGGTTTTGTTTGAAAATGGGAAATCTAATTTTTCAAgtaataaatgtatataattacaaattatataagaaaaaacaTGCATGTATGTCTAATCCAATATGTTAAAgtgaatttattttttatttggaaAATACACATTCATTGATGGCTTGTTCTTTTTACTACAATATGATGGTTATACcgataaaaaatacaaatcgAAAAAttgaaacattttttataaaataaaattattaccTTTTTAGTATTTCACCATGCTTTTAAGTTGCAAAACATAACTTGGCATATACCCTACATgttctatcatattataaaaatgtatagattaataaattcaaagcattttatacacaatattaaagaaaatgatgataattgTTAACCCAAAGAATTGTATTTTATAGAATAAGTTAATtatgaaattatttttagtaCTTCAATTTTTCCaaaaagaaacaaataaACCACATTTGGTATGTAAACGTTTTCGTTCtaatatttatgttataacttgcattattttttttggttattttatttttatatattttatttttttcctttttttcgaTCCCCACATTAACAATATTGCTTACAATGAGATAAAATACCAAAGTTTTCCCATGAAAATAAAGGAACTATATTTTACTAACTTTGGGTAATGAACTTGGcggtattatttttttatttttcttttttgtcTCTCTATTTTCCTCTCTTTTTATATCTATATCCTGTAACATTTTACACGGTCAGAATATTTTGTTTCCTTTTTAAGGCAACGTTATGCgctaata
This genomic interval carries:
- a CDS encoding protein phosphatase PPM1, putative encodes the protein MNKIYGNNFERDYSIYVYGKIFDLIEDLNSYNLKCYINNEKNIDLWKEFKYKKKNKWRFISTLDYYGNFKNIKCEFDVIPIIFNNEYEILYLGVSVFFKDNFWEEYKNGNYNYIELFISHINVGYIHNFSNSQYENGCNVIPQDSSKRSILKCLINLDYLRKLYKEEKLKNYTDRITNTTNDNNHKDIINSYNYYIENINTEKYSNTYNNNVNDNIYKPCFGNNYNVLYNNNGIIFNNTNKNIYTQNEDVIINTFTDSTNPIHSHENDVSICKNDTSYESSDSYIIKTNNECNYIGDTRYRKSCSGECNYIANCANVDGLTTSHIDNSQGKQNSSPNEHINHTHSQRCYDNSSINCQNSSSNLGIPRDSTSAFQGIHRKIKSAEDSLSVFISKTEQITYNNVKMHSFKENTGYRYDKELINYEYSYINNERNKITPIDKTGNNYDGALIKEGAKSYTSLPNNNSSSWSSSYDSGGNNNKVYMSSLEKNEILLKAHQYIIKTPEKNSNVKSDHVTNCSGDETLHYNKNDHIQCGITTTLTDTNVRINQKSEFKRNVYICNENISEKSNNIPCDNYINENKQNKENEKWKNFKSGFFSSKGNRTYNEDRVVTISSICDFIHNECKNLFDNCKHHDADTNATEELYSDDYLNREYFDHLFKSTDTENNNMLNNPYMYCAIYDGHNGENAVNIIQKLLHIHVYSYYINGNSICNALKYGFQRMDEHLCKKSANSRENNHSDFSSGSTACVSVILNNMVYIANIGDSRCVLSKNGRAVVITVDHKASINKKEEQRIINSGGILDQEGYLGGCLGVCRGFGSFDKKTNEKLKGLICEPDIFQIKLTDDDEFLIICCDGIFDVMTSQEAVNTVRTSLVENNNPNVAAEALCQLAYKRKSLDNLSVVIIIFQNPEHKKKENISANAYTGQTGRFRRRIKFSALENLISP